In one Siniperca chuatsi isolate FFG_IHB_CAS linkage group LG14, ASM2008510v1, whole genome shotgun sequence genomic region, the following are encoded:
- the zgc:100829 gene encoding uncharacterized protein zgc:100829 isoform X1 encodes MLQQILKDMYIDPDVLDALNEDQKKTLFLKMRQEQVRRWKEREEKLERDELDTECKRTKPKKANSKNVSWLLGRDGDVAVIVIGEVDELSSKFICSGIGEKKAQSLQNNAYHQTILKSIKTTEPVITERKNLPPKTQPGISLSSKGKCEETSSLPPLPVSVSEHSSPPAAEKVLVKPGLKSASATEEKSVPQPSICSRPPIRASPVNVRPASANAAPGSVNTRPGLANLRLAATPTAPSASPSGTVKIDSGTASPTRVGLCSQEPQNPQESQGGKDTGASEASRRAASEEAGSSGSAPTCAGRGRVAQLMKTFSTESTTTPSRGIKPPLPTKPSHLRLTTTPTVR; translated from the exons ATGCTGCAGCAGATTTTAAAGGACATGTACATCGACCCTGATGTGCTGGATGCTCTTAATGAGGACCAGAAAAAGACTCTGTTCCTGAAAATGCGCCAGGAGCAGGTGCGGCGCTGGAAAGAGCGGGAGGAGAAACTAGAGAGAGACGAGTTGGACACTGAGTGCAAGCGAACAAAGCCAAAAAAAG CTAACAGTAAGAATGTGAGCTGGCTGCTCGGCCGGGATGGAGATGTGGCAGTCATTGTGATCGGGGAGGTGGATGAGCTGAGCTCCAAATTCATCTGCTCAGGAATTGGAGAAAAGAAGGCGCAGAGTCTTCAGAACAATGCATA CCATCAAACTATCCTGAAGAGCATAAAAACCACAGAACCTGTaataacagagagaaagaaccTCCCTCCTAAAACACAACCTGGAATCTCACTCAGTTCAAAG GGGAAATGTGAGGAGACGAGCTCTTTACCCCCTCTGCCG GTGTCAGTGAGTGAGCATTCATCACCTCCAGCAGCAGAAAAGGTACTTGTGAAA CCCGGGTTAAAATCAGCCAGTGCGACTGAGGAGAAGTCAGTTCCCCAGCCCTCCATCTGCTCCAGGCCTCCCATAAGAGCTAGCCCTGTCAACGTGAGACCAGCTTCCGCAAATGCAGCACCAGGCTCTGTCAACACGAGACCTGGCCTCGCAAATCTGAGGCTGGCCGCCACCCCCACTGCGCCATCAGCTTCCCCCAGCGGCACTGTCAAAATAGACTCTGGAACAGCGTCACCCACCAGAGTTGGCCTGTGCTCACAGGAACCTCAGAATCCCCAGGAATCACAGGGCGGGAAAG ATACTGGTGCATCAGAAGCGTCTCGGAGGGCTGCCTCGGAGGAGGCCGGGTCATCGGGGAGCGCACCAACCTGCGCAGGGCGTGGCCGGGTGGCTCAGCTGATGAAAACCTTCAGCACTGAAAGCACTACAACCCCCTCTCGCGGCATCAAGCCTCCTCTCCCCACCAAGCCTAGCCATTTGCGTCTAACGACCACACCTACTGTCAGGTAA
- the zgc:100829 gene encoding translation initiation factor IF-2 isoform X2, producing the protein MLQQILKDMYIDPDVLDALNEDQKKTLFLKMRQEQVRRWKEREEKLERDELDTECKRTKPKKANSKNVSWLLGRDGDVAVIVIGEVDELSSKFICSGIGEKKAQSLQNNAYHQTILKSIKTTEPVITERKNLPPKTQPGISLSSKGKCEETSSLPPLPVSVSEHSSPPAAEKPGLKSASATEEKSVPQPSICSRPPIRASPVNVRPASANAAPGSVNTRPGLANLRLAATPTAPSASPSGTVKIDSGTASPTRVGLCSQEPQNPQESQGGKDTGASEASRRAASEEAGSSGSAPTCAGRGRVAQLMKTFSTESTTTPSRGIKPPLPTKPSHLRLTTTPTVR; encoded by the exons ATGCTGCAGCAGATTTTAAAGGACATGTACATCGACCCTGATGTGCTGGATGCTCTTAATGAGGACCAGAAAAAGACTCTGTTCCTGAAAATGCGCCAGGAGCAGGTGCGGCGCTGGAAAGAGCGGGAGGAGAAACTAGAGAGAGACGAGTTGGACACTGAGTGCAAGCGAACAAAGCCAAAAAAAG CTAACAGTAAGAATGTGAGCTGGCTGCTCGGCCGGGATGGAGATGTGGCAGTCATTGTGATCGGGGAGGTGGATGAGCTGAGCTCCAAATTCATCTGCTCAGGAATTGGAGAAAAGAAGGCGCAGAGTCTTCAGAACAATGCATA CCATCAAACTATCCTGAAGAGCATAAAAACCACAGAACCTGTaataacagagagaaagaaccTCCCTCCTAAAACACAACCTGGAATCTCACTCAGTTCAAAG GGGAAATGTGAGGAGACGAGCTCTTTACCCCCTCTGCCG GTGTCAGTGAGTGAGCATTCATCACCTCCAGCAGCAGAAAAG CCCGGGTTAAAATCAGCCAGTGCGACTGAGGAGAAGTCAGTTCCCCAGCCCTCCATCTGCTCCAGGCCTCCCATAAGAGCTAGCCCTGTCAACGTGAGACCAGCTTCCGCAAATGCAGCACCAGGCTCTGTCAACACGAGACCTGGCCTCGCAAATCTGAGGCTGGCCGCCACCCCCACTGCGCCATCAGCTTCCCCCAGCGGCACTGTCAAAATAGACTCTGGAACAGCGTCACCCACCAGAGTTGGCCTGTGCTCACAGGAACCTCAGAATCCCCAGGAATCACAGGGCGGGAAAG ATACTGGTGCATCAGAAGCGTCTCGGAGGGCTGCCTCGGAGGAGGCCGGGTCATCGGGGAGCGCACCAACCTGCGCAGGGCGTGGCCGGGTGGCTCAGCTGATGAAAACCTTCAGCACTGAAAGCACTACAACCCCCTCTCGCGGCATCAAGCCTCCTCTCCCCACCAAGCCTAGCCATTTGCGTCTAACGACCACACCTACTGTCAGGTAA
- the puraa gene encoding purine-rich element binding protein Aa, whose amino-acid sequence MADRDSGSEQGGAATGPGFGPMHLATGGAGSASGLQHETQELASKRVDIQNKRFYLDVKQNAKGRFLKIAEVGAGGNKSRLTLSMSVAVEFRDYLGDFIEHYAQLGPSNPGLVQDEPRRALKSEFLVRENRKYYMDLKENQRGRFLRIRQTVNRGPGLGSTQGQTIALPAQGLIEFRDALAKLIDDYGVEDEPAELPEGSSLTVDNKRFFFDVGSNKYGVFMRVSEVKPTYRNSITVPYKVWSKFGNTFSKYAEEMKKIQEKQREKRACELQQQEEMQADDGDED is encoded by the coding sequence ATGGCGGACAGAGACAGTGGAAGTGAGCAGGGAGGAGCAGCCACGGGCCCAGGCTTCGGTCCCATGCACCTAGCGACAGGAGGGGCGGGCTCGGCTTCCGGGCTCCAGCATGAGACACAAGAGCTGGCGTCGAAGCGGGTTGACATCCAAAACAAACGCTTCTATTTGGACGTTAAGCAGAACGCGAAAGGCCGCTTCTTAAAGATAGCTGAAGTCGGGGCCGGTGGAAACAAGAGCCGCCTCACTCTCTCCATGTCCGTGGCGGTCGAGTTCCGTGACTACCTGGGGGATTTCATCGAACATTATGCCCAGCTGGGTCCGAGCAACCCGGGACTGGTACAAGATGAGCCCAGGCGAGCACTCAAAAGCGAGTTCTTGGTCCGAGAAAATCGGAAATACTATATGGATCTGAAAGAGAACCAGAGGGGACGGTTTCTGAGGATTCGACAGACCGTTAACCGGGGGCCCGGTTTGGGATCCACGCAAGGCCAGACGATTGCTCTGCCTGCCCAGGGACTTATTGAGTTTCGTGACGCTTTGGCTAAACTTATTGACGATTACGGTGTAGAGGACGAACCTGCAGAGTTGCCCGAAGGGTCATCATTGACTGTGGACAACAAACGGTTTTTCTTCGACGTCGGATCCAATAAGTATGGTGTGTTCATGAGGGTAAGCGAGGTGAAGCCAACGTACCGCAATTCAATTACGGTGCCCTACAAAGTGTGGTCCAAATTTGGGAATACTTTCAGTAAATATGCCGAGGAGATGAAGAAGATCCAGGAGAAACAGCGGGAGAAAAGGGCATGCGAGCTGCAGCAACAAGAGGAGATGCAGGCGGACGATGGAGACGAGGATTGA